A section of the Bacteroidetes bacterium GWF2_43_63 genome encodes:
- a CDS encoding isoleucine--tRNA ligase — MNGKYNEYKQLRLTELANDVRQWWDTNDIFRKSIETREGKPEYVFFEGPPSANGMPGIHHVMARAIKDIFCRYKTLKGFQVKRKAGWDTHGLPVEIGVEKKLGITKEDIGKSISVVDYNRECRQEVMKYKDQWDELTRRMGYWVDLENPYITFENKYIESVWYLLKKLYDKNLLYKGYTIQPYSPAAGTGLSTHELNQPGCYKNVKDNTVVAQFKVVRNDRSEFLFTTPGVKGNLYIIAWTTTPWTLPSNTGLAVGDNIEYNLVQTYNPYTFEPQTVVVGAPLLNRWFPAENAALEIDSYEPGQKNIPFKVLGTFKGKELTEIRFEQLLPYAQPAEGDPFRVVAGDFVTTEDGTGIVHLAPSFGADDFRMGKKYNLGSLTLVNKQGKFTEEMGEFAGKFVKPQYHPDYTPDKEKELNVDIELVIKLKKENKAFKAEKYEHSYPHCWRTDKPILYYPLDSWFIKTTQYRDRMIELNNTINWKPESTGTGRFGNWLENLVDWNLSRSRYWGVPLPIWLSEDGDEFKCIGSLEELSKEIGKSIEAGFMKENPMKDFVTGDMSKANYEKFDMHKPSVDPIILVSDSGKPMRREPDLIDVWFDSGSMPYAQWHYPFENKDVFEKSFPADFIAEGVDQTRGWFFTLHAIATMAFDSVAYKNVVSNGLVLDKNGNKMSKRLGNAVDPFETIEKYGPDATRWYLITNSQPWDNLKFDSEGVGEVQRKFFGTLYNTYSFFSLYANIDKFNFSDTEVPVAERPELDRWILSELNSLIKLVDESYADYEPTRAGRAIQNFTDEFLSNWYVRLSRRRFWKGEMSKDKLSAYQTLYHVLETLSLLISPIAPFFADKLFSDLNSVTGRRNAESVHLCDFPAYNTNFIDRDLEERMQLAQKISSMILSLRKKTGNRVRQPLQKILIPLTDQKIKAQVESVQKIILAEVNVKELEFFKDDGSFLVKKIKADFKKLGPRFGKQMKELAAAIVALNGAQINRLENEGRIELSLGEGSVEVLVDDVEIVTEDIPGWVVMSEGTLSVALDVTLSETLLEEGVAREFVNRIQNLRKERNFEVTDKIRVFVEKTESVEKSIANNYSYICNEILAIELELRDTKGAAEAVLLELTDDISVHVIVEKV; from the coding sequence ATGAACGGCAAATACAACGAGTACAAGCAATTACGACTGACAGAACTGGCTAACGATGTGAGACAGTGGTGGGACACCAATGATATCTTCCGCAAGAGCATTGAAACACGCGAAGGTAAACCAGAATACGTGTTTTTCGAAGGCCCGCCCAGCGCCAACGGAATGCCAGGCATTCACCACGTGATGGCAAGAGCTATCAAAGACATTTTTTGTCGCTACAAAACACTGAAAGGCTTTCAGGTAAAACGCAAAGCCGGCTGGGATACGCACGGACTGCCCGTTGAGATTGGCGTTGAGAAAAAACTCGGTATCACAAAAGAAGATATTGGCAAATCAATTTCAGTAGTTGATTACAATCGCGAATGCCGCCAGGAAGTGATGAAATACAAGGATCAGTGGGACGAGCTCACACGCCGCATGGGCTATTGGGTTGACCTTGAAAATCCGTACATCACTTTCGAAAATAAATACATTGAATCGGTCTGGTATCTGCTGAAAAAACTCTACGATAAAAATCTCCTGTATAAAGGCTACACCATTCAGCCATACTCACCTGCTGCCGGAACCGGCCTCAGTACACACGAACTGAACCAACCCGGCTGTTACAAAAATGTGAAAGACAATACCGTTGTTGCACAGTTTAAAGTTGTGCGCAACGATCGCAGCGAATTTCTGTTCACAACCCCAGGCGTAAAAGGAAATCTATACATTATTGCATGGACCACCACGCCGTGGACACTTCCTTCAAATACCGGCCTTGCAGTTGGTGATAATATTGAGTACAATCTTGTTCAGACTTACAATCCCTACACCTTCGAGCCACAAACAGTTGTGGTGGGTGCTCCCTTGCTCAATCGCTGGTTCCCGGCCGAGAATGCAGCACTTGAGATTGACAGTTATGAACCCGGACAAAAAAATATTCCATTTAAAGTACTCGGGACATTCAAAGGAAAAGAGCTGACCGAAATTCGTTTCGAACAATTATTACCATACGCGCAGCCCGCTGAGGGAGACCCTTTCCGCGTAGTGGCCGGCGATTTTGTAACTACCGAAGACGGAACAGGAATCGTACATCTGGCTCCCAGCTTTGGTGCCGACGACTTCCGTATGGGAAAGAAATACAACCTCGGCTCTCTCACGCTGGTGAATAAGCAAGGAAAATTCACTGAAGAAATGGGCGAATTCGCCGGGAAATTCGTGAAGCCTCAGTATCATCCCGATTACACGCCTGACAAGGAAAAAGAATTGAATGTTGATATCGAACTTGTCATCAAACTGAAGAAAGAAAATAAAGCATTCAAAGCGGAAAAATACGAACACAGCTATCCGCACTGCTGGCGGACTGACAAACCGATTCTGTATTATCCACTCGATTCATGGTTTATCAAAACCACACAATATCGAGACAGAATGATTGAGCTGAACAACACCATCAACTGGAAGCCCGAATCGACTGGTACAGGCCGCTTTGGTAACTGGCTCGAAAATCTGGTTGACTGGAACCTGAGTCGCAGCCGCTATTGGGGCGTTCCCCTTCCTATATGGCTTAGCGAAGATGGCGATGAATTCAAATGCATCGGCTCGCTCGAAGAACTTTCGAAAGAAATTGGAAAGAGCATCGAAGCCGGATTCATGAAAGAAAATCCGATGAAAGATTTTGTGACTGGCGACATGAGCAAAGCCAATTACGAAAAATTCGACATGCATAAGCCATCGGTGGATCCGATTATTCTGGTTTCCGATTCAGGAAAACCGATGCGCCGCGAGCCCGATCTGATCGACGTATGGTTCGACAGCGGCTCCATGCCTTATGCGCAATGGCATTATCCTTTTGAAAACAAAGATGTTTTTGAGAAAAGTTTTCCAGCCGATTTTATTGCAGAAGGTGTTGACCAGACACGGGGCTGGTTCTTCACACTGCATGCAATCGCAACCATGGCCTTCGATTCGGTTGCTTACAAAAATGTTGTTTCCAACGGACTCGTGCTCGATAAAAACGGCAATAAAATGTCGAAGCGACTTGGCAATGCCGTCGATCCATTTGAAACGATTGAAAAATATGGTCCTGATGCAACACGCTGGTACCTGATTACCAACTCGCAGCCCTGGGACAATCTTAAATTCGACAGCGAAGGCGTTGGAGAAGTTCAGCGCAAATTCTTCGGAACGCTGTATAACACGTATTCGTTCTTTTCACTGTATGCGAATATCGACAAGTTCAATTTCAGCGATACAGAAGTTCCCGTTGCCGAGCGGCCTGAGCTTGATCGCTGGATTCTTTCAGAGTTGAACAGTCTGATAAAACTCGTTGACGAATCCTATGCAGACTACGAGCCAACCCGCGCCGGGCGCGCCATTCAGAATTTCACCGATGAATTTCTGAGCAACTGGTATGTGCGCCTCTCGCGTCGCCGTTTCTGGAAAGGCGAAATGTCGAAAGATAAATTATCGGCCTACCAGACATTGTATCATGTACTGGAAACATTATCGCTGCTGATTTCTCCTATTGCACCTTTCTTTGCAGATAAATTATTTTCAGATCTGAATTCAGTAACCGGCCGCAGGAATGCTGAAAGCGTTCATTTGTGCGACTTTCCGGCATACAATACAAATTTCATCGATCGCGATCTCGAAGAGCGCATGCAGCTGGCGCAGAAAATTTCTTCTATGATTCTGTCGCTACGCAAGAAAACCGGAAATCGCGTTCGCCAGCCGCTGCAGAAAATACTGATTCCGCTCACCGATCAAAAAATTAAAGCACAGGTGGAAAGTGTGCAGAAGATTATTCTGGCCGAAGTGAATGTGAAAGAGCTGGAGTTCTTCAAAGACGACGGCAGTTTCCTCGTGAAAAAAATAAAGGCCGACTTTAAAAAGCTCGGGCCGCGATTTGGCAAACAGATGAAAGAACTGGCCGCAGCCATTGTTGCTTTGAACGGAGCCCAGATAAACCGACTGGAAAACGAAGGACGCATTGAGCTTAGTCTGGGTGAAGGATCTGTAGAAGTTCTGGTTGACGATGTGGAAATTGTTACTGAAGACATTCCGGGCTGGGTGGTGATGAGCGAAGGCACCCTTTCGGTAGCACTTGACGTGACATTATCCGAAACATTGCTGGAGGAAGGCGTTGCCCGCGAGTTTGTCAACCGCATCCAGAACCTGCGCAAGGAGCGGAATTTCGAAGTTACTGACAAAATCCGGGTATTTGTTGAAAAGACAGAATCGGTCGAAAAGTCAATAGCTAACAATTATTCATATATTTGCAATGAGATACTAGCGATTGAGCTTGAACTTCGGGATACTAAAGGTGCTGCTGAAGCCGTTTTATTAGAATTGACCGATGATATTTCAGTTCACGTTATTGTTGAAAAAGTGTAA
- a CDS encoding lipoprotein signal peptidase gives MNRKVLRNVLIFIFTLLILDQILKIYIKTHFLLGEEVNVIGHWFRLNFVENNGMAFGLHLKGAIGKYLLSTFRIIAASAIMWYLLKIIRDKKPMIYIFAIALIFAGATGNIIDSMFYGIIFEASPIYGSGAAPTAIFSDGYSGFLQGKVVDMFYVPLIHGYYPSWIPFKGGQEFLFFRPVFNLADSYISIAVVLILIFSKRMFPKEKNEETKTAETTAEE, from the coding sequence ATGAATAGAAAAGTTCTTCGCAATGTGCTGATTTTCATCTTCACACTGCTTATTCTTGATCAGATATTAAAGATTTACATTAAGACGCACTTTCTCCTTGGCGAGGAAGTGAATGTCATCGGACATTGGTTCCGGCTCAATTTTGTTGAAAATAACGGGATGGCTTTTGGCTTACATTTAAAAGGAGCTATTGGCAAATATCTGCTTAGCACTTTCAGAATCATTGCAGCTTCAGCCATTATGTGGTATCTGCTGAAAATCATTCGTGATAAGAAGCCAATGATTTACATTTTTGCCATTGCACTCATTTTTGCCGGAGCAACCGGAAACATTATCGACAGCATGTTTTATGGGATTATTTTCGAGGCCAGCCCCATATACGGCTCTGGAGCCGCGCCTACAGCCATTTTCAGTGATGGCTATTCCGGATTTCTTCAGGGAAAAGTGGTGGACATGTTTTATGTTCCTTTGATTCATGGTTATTATCCGTCATGGATTCCATTTAAAGGCGGGCAGGAATTTCTTTTTTTCAGACCTGTTTTTAATCTGGCAGATTCCTACATTTCAATTGCTGTCGTTTTAATTCTCATTTTTTCGAAACGCATGTTTCCGAAAGAAAAAAACGAGGAGACTAAAACAGCTGAAACTACGGCTGAAGAATAA
- a CDS encoding molecular chaperone DnaK — translation MAKEEKEKIRFSEEELEEFRQLIVAKLDKAKADLALLTEAFTGTNDNDISDTSPTFKVLEEGSQVLSKEENSHLAARQQKFIRDLEAALVRIQNKTYGVCRVTGKLIAKDRLKAVPHATLSIEAKNKMTKKEPRISLPPDE, via the coding sequence ATGGCAAAAGAAGAAAAAGAAAAAATTCGCTTTAGCGAAGAAGAGCTGGAAGAATTTCGTCAGCTTATAGTTGCAAAACTGGACAAGGCCAAAGCCGATCTTGCCCTGCTCACCGAAGCTTTTACCGGCACCAACGACAATGACATCAGTGATACGAGTCCTACATTTAAAGTGCTGGAAGAAGGCTCACAGGTTTTGTCGAAGGAAGAAAACAGTCATCTGGCTGCCCGTCAGCAGAAGTTTATCCGCGATCTGGAAGCAGCTTTAGTCAGAATTCAGAATAAAACGTATGGCGTTTGTCGCGTTACAGGTAAACTTATTGCCAAGGACCGACTGAAAGCTGTTCCTCATGCCACTTTGAGCATCGAAGCCAAAAATAAAATGACTAAAAAGGAACCCCGCATCAGTCTGCCTCCCGATGAATAG